The sequence below is a genomic window from Croceicoccus marinus.
TCCAGCCGCTGTTCGAGCGAGGTGATCGTCTCGAGCAGCAAATGGCTGCCGCCGGGAACGTGCAGGCGCACATAGTCGCGCTCGGCATCGATGCGGCTGACTTCCTCGGCACCGACGCGCAGCAGTTCCGAACGATGCGGCACCCAGAATTCCGAAATCCACGCCGCCTTGCCTTCCTCGCGACCTGAGGCCGTTCCGTTGCCGCGCCGGGCCAGCGCGCGGCCGATGGCGCGCTCCAGCCGGTCCTGCGCGACCGGTTTCAGCACATAGTCAACCGCATCAAGGTCGAACGCCTCGACCGCGAAGCTGTCATGCGCGGTGACGAACACCACCGCGGGCCGCTCGGCGGGATCCGCGACGACATCGGCGATGCGCCGCGCGACCGACAAGCCGTCGGCTTCGGGCATCGTCATGTCCAGCAGCACCAGTTCAGGCCTGAGCGCGTCGATCATGCGCAGCGCCGCCGCCCCGTCGCCCGCCGTCCCGACGATGCGCAGGCAGTCTAGCCGCGAGCAGATCACCTGCATGCGCTCGACCGCCAGCGGCTCGTCGTCGACGATCAACGTTGACAGGACCTGTGCGTCGCGCGACCCCTCGGCCATTGCTATTCCCCCCGCGTGTTGCGTTCCAGCGGCATGCGGATGACGGTGCGCCAGCCATTACCGGTATCCCCGCTGACGACCGACACATCCTTACCGAAGCGGGTCTCGAGCCGGCTGCGGACATTGGCCAGCCCGATGCCGAACCCGTTCCTGCCATCGCCGGGCGATCCCGCGTTCCCTGACGAATCGGCGGCCACGCGCTTGTCCTTTGCTGGCGAACCGGGGCCGTTATCGGCCACCGTCAGCACCAGCCGGCCGTATTCCTCGACCGCCGCGATGAAGATCGTCACGGTCCGGCTGACCGGGGCAACCGCATATTTGACCGAATTCTCGATCAGCGGCTGCAGGATCATGCCCGGCACGCGCGCGCTTTCCAGCTCTTTCGGCACCTCGATCACGATGCGCAGCCGGTCGGGAAAGCGCACCGATTCGATCTGCAGATAGGTACGCTGCAGCTCGATCTCTTCCGCCAGGGGCACATCGCCCACCGGATCGCCGGTCAACGAACGGCGGTAAAAGGTGCTGATCGTCTGGATCATCGCCTCGGCTTGTTCGTTGCGGCCCACCATGACCAGCGCGGACAGCGAATTGAGCGTGTTGAACAGGAAATGCGGATTGACCTGGTAACGCAGCGATTTCAGCTCCGCCGCCTTGGCCGCCCTCTTGTATTCGCCTTCGCGCCGTTCGGCGGCGCGGGCGTGTTCGGCCTGCGTCATCGCGAAATACAGCGCCGCCCATGCCAGCAAGAGGAAATAGCGCCCCAGCGCGATATCGGTCAGCTGCACCCACATCATGTCGCGCTGCATGTCGCGGTCTATGACGATGGGCTCGCCTTCCCTGCCCCCCTCGCGGCCCGCACGCTCCATCGCCTTCTTCACTTCACGGGGCAGCTCCGGATCAAGATCGTCAAGATTGGTCGGCATCTGGGGCACATCGACCAGAATATTGCCGGTCTGGTCGCGCCGGACCGTCACCCCCTGCTCCTGGTTCAGGCGATAGATCGCGCGCTCCTCGATCTCGCGGAACACCTCGGTATTGATGACCGCCAGCAGCAGCGAGGCAGGTAGCGCGGCCACGAAGGCCACGCCGAAACGCACCCACAGGTTGTGGTGGTCGAACCCGCGCAGCAGCAGCCACAGCAGCACCGTCACTGCCAGGCTGGCGACGATCACCACCAGCCGCAGCGCCATCAGCTCCTGCTGGAATTCGAAGCCGATCAGATAGCTGCGCGCGGTGGCCAGGACATAATAGCATGCCCAGAACGCGACCATCGACAGCAGCACGTTGACCAGCTTTACGCGCGGCGCATCCTCTTCCAGTCGGTCATGGTCCGTGTCCTGCATCGATCGCAACATAGGACGGGCCGGTCAGCCGCGCCATAGCGGGCAAGTCGCCGGTCGAAGATGATCGGCGCTTGGTCGAAGATGGGTGTGTCAGTGGGGCAAAATTGCGCCCTTTGGACACGAACCCGTGCAGGGATGACCGCCCCGCCGCCAATTAACCCGTCGGCAGCAATTGTTCCTTTGCGATCCTGTCGCGCCAGACCAGCGGAGCCAGCGTATGGACATTATTGCCCTCGCTATCGACCGCGACGGTCACGGGCATGTCCTCGACCCGGAATTCGTAGATCGCTTCCATCCCAAGATCTTCGAACGCGACGACCTTGGCTTCCTTGATCGCTCGCGATACCAGATAGGCCGCGCCGCCGACCGCCATCAGATAGGCGACCTTGTGTCTGGCGATCACCTCGGTCGCGCCCTGCCCGCGTTCGGCCTTGCCGATCATCGCGATCAGGCCAAGGTCGAGCATCATGTCGGTGAACTTGTCCATGCGCGTCGCGGTGGTCGGGCCTGCGGGGCCCACGACCTCGCCCAGTATCGGGTCGACCGGACCGACGTAATAGATCGCGCGGTTCCTGAAATCGACGGGCAGTTCCTCGCCCTTGGCCAGCATGTCTTGGATCCGCTTGTGCGCTGCATCGCGGCCCGTCAGCATCGATCCCGACAGCAGCAGCCGGTCGCCGTTCTTCCAGCCCTGCACTTCCTCGCGGGTCAGATTGTCGAGGTCGACGCGTTTCGCTTCCTTCGACGGCTTCCAGCCAACGTCGGGCCATGCCGACAGGTCTGGTGCCGGGATGAAGGCCGGTCCGCTGCCGTCCAGCGTCAGATGCGCGTGGCGCGTCGCGGCGCAGTTCGGAATCATCGCAACCGGCTTGTTCGCCGCGTGGCACGGCCAGTCGAAGATCTTGACATCCAGCACGGTCGCCAGTCCGCCCAGGCCCTGCGCGCCCACGCCCATCGCATTGACCTTGTCGAAGATCTCGATCCGCAGGCGCTCGATATCGTTCTGGGGCCCGCGCGCCTTCAGTTGGCCCATGTCGATCGGGTCCATCAGGCTCTTCTTCGCCAGATTGACGCAATGCTCGGCAGTGCCGCCGATGCCGATGCCCAGCATGCCGGGCGGGCACCAGCCCGCGCCCATCTGGGGGATCATCTCCAGCACCCAGTCGACGATATTGTCGCTGGGGTTCATCATCTTGAACTTCGACTTGGCCTCGCTGCCGCCGCCCTTGGCCGCGACGTCGATCGACACCGTATTGCCCGGCACCA
It includes:
- a CDS encoding LytR/AlgR family response regulator transcription factor, whose product is MAEGSRDAQVLSTLIVDDEPLAVERMQVICSRLDCLRIVGTAGDGAAALRMIDALRPELVLLDMTMPEADGLSVARRIADVVADPAERPAVVFVTAHDSFAVEAFDLDAVDYVLKPVAQDRLERAIGRALARRGNGTASGREEGKAAWISEFWVPHRSELLRVGAEEVSRIDAERDYVRLHVPGGSHLLLETITSLEQRLDPEKFIRVHRSTILRRDTITGLRHDGLGVWSAELGGKDPVRIGRTYLKSVKAMAGR
- a CDS encoding sensor histidine kinase: MQDTDHDRLEEDAPRVKLVNVLLSMVAFWACYYVLATARSYLIGFEFQQELMALRLVVIVASLAVTVLLWLLLRGFDHHNLWVRFGVAFVAALPASLLLAVINTEVFREIEERAIYRLNQEQGVTVRRDQTGNILVDVPQMPTNLDDLDPELPREVKKAMERAGREGGREGEPIVIDRDMQRDMMWVQLTDIALGRYFLLLAWAALYFAMTQAEHARAAERREGEYKRAAKAAELKSLRYQVNPHFLFNTLNSLSALVMVGRNEQAEAMIQTISTFYRRSLTGDPVGDVPLAEEIELQRTYLQIESVRFPDRLRIVIEVPKELESARVPGMILQPLIENSVKYAVAPVSRTVTIFIAAVEEYGRLVLTVADNGPGSPAKDKRVAADSSGNAGSPGDGRNGFGIGLANVRSRLETRFGKDVSVVSGDTGNGWRTVIRMPLERNTRGE
- a CDS encoding fumarate hydratase, yielding MSDMVVIEEEHLVESIADALQYISFYHPMDYIKALGEAYEAEMNPAAKDAIAQILTNSRMCAEGHRPICQDTGIVNVFLKWGQNCRLNSDKSLQDVVDEGVRRGYNNPDNKLRASVLADPAFTRRNTKDNTPCVLDVEMVPGNTVSIDVAAKGGGSEAKSKFKMMNPSDNIVDWVLEMIPQMGAGWCPPGMLGIGIGGTAEHCVNLAKKSLMDPIDMGQLKARGPQNDIERLRIEIFDKVNAMGVGAQGLGGLATVLDVKIFDWPCHAANKPVAMIPNCAATRHAHLTLDGSGPAFIPAPDLSAWPDVGWKPSKEAKRVDLDNLTREEVQGWKNGDRLLLSGSMLTGRDAAHKRIQDMLAKGEELPVDFRNRAIYYVGPVDPILGEVVGPAGPTTATRMDKFTDMMLDLGLIAMIGKAERGQGATEVIARHKVAYLMAVGGAAYLVSRAIKEAKVVAFEDLGMEAIYEFRVEDMPVTVAVDSEGNNVHTLAPLVWRDRIAKEQLLPTG